In the genome of Deinococcus detaillensis, one region contains:
- a CDS encoding DDE-type integrase/transposase/recombinase, with the protein MGGRFWKDFLEYYRDTEATKTFLSRLVGEYNVPEVTHTDQLQSYGAEIREIPSLIDVDHQQVILTARCNNLVEQRAGVHPGVRSAQDNRTEVHGVRSDNNKNSNGGNERKNSPICTSKSAGKRPHGRCSAQDSNLHHHTRTSVSATNRRQNQ; encoded by the coding sequence GTGGGCGGACGTTTTTGGAAAGATTTCTTGGAGTATTATCGGGACACCGAGGCCACAAAGACGTTCCTGTCCAGACTGGTCGGGGAATACAACGTCCCAGAGGTAACTCATACTGACCAACTCCAAAGTTACGGAGCTGAGATCAGAGAAATTCCGAGTCTGATCGATGTTGACCATCAGCAGGTGATCTTGACGGCCCGCTGCAACAATCTCGTCGAGCAGCGGGCGGGCGTCCATCCGGGCGTCCGTTCTGCCCAAGACAATCGCACCGAAGTACACGGCGTCAGGAGCGACAACAACAAGAATTCAAACGGAGGAAACGAGCGCAAGAATTCCCCAATCTGCACGTCAAAATCAGCGGGCAAGCGTCCTCATGGGCGCTGTTCTGCCCAAGACAGCAACCTTCACCATCACACTCGCACCAGCGTCTCTGCCACGAACAGAAGACAAAATCAGTAA
- a CDS encoding integrase core domain-containing protein, whose protein sequence is MAERAQPAMLVTDNGPEFISRALGQWAYERGITQHFNRPGKPVENAYIESFNGRVRHECLNLHWFQTLPQARLVVTAWHRDYNEMRPHSSLNNRSPNILARLSQAG, encoded by the coding sequence TTGGCTGAGCGTGCTCAGCCTGCCATGCTTGTGACGGACAACGGGCCAGAGTTCATCAGCAGAGCGTTGGGGCAATGGGCATACGAACGCGGAATTACGCAACACTTCAATCGTCCTGGGAAACCCGTCGAGAACGCCTACATCGAGAGTTTCAATGGCCGGGTTCGGCACGAGTGCCTGAATCTCCATTGGTTTCAGACCCTACCTCAAGCTCGTCTGGTTGTGACAGCTTGGCATCGAGATTACAACGAGATGCGCCCGCATAGCTCGCTCAATAACCGTTCACCGAATATATTAGCCCGCCTGAGCCAGGCGGGCTGA
- a CDS encoding sensor histidine kinase: MAETTSSAEVLERVLQPDPTVVWRIGLMMCALLTGLGLFIPTAASGFGLALIVGLSALALQENLTARLTCIGVFANVLIGTHTVMQRGADPDLILTYLGLSLLILLTGVAGCLSVRRVAALAAAKGLSEAPARTQEPPAGQAGMNSLTSQQVLERAAEVLAQLSGAVQFTVQRVDSVNELIRGLDTARPAERRRGLRTRGWGAGGSHRFQRVLSHGHASPSAEPVVWMKGKSEVLVKLRHPGQSEALVALKRPSAPLGFIEDAVRVLQMQIERAALLQEVHQQRELLRDLVYAFSHDLRTPITASILNAQAALHGAFGPLPDEFQESLRSSLEAHQGLLAISDQLMLLAEYESGGPAGDESAVVDLEPVLRSVLSDLSPRASTRALHFELTLDGLSTRGHRYDLRRAFQNLLDNAVKFSPPESIICVRLRREGPLAVVEVRDRGSGVALEQESRLFQRFRQTTAGSGTGIGLYLTRRIVERHGGTLTYAREAATENQPAQTVFSIHLPYVERASG, encoded by the coding sequence ATGGCAGAAACCACTTCTTCTGCCGAGGTGCTGGAGCGCGTTTTACAGCCGGATCCGACCGTGGTGTGGCGCATCGGTCTGATGATGTGTGCCCTCTTGACTGGGCTGGGTCTGTTCATTCCCACGGCTGCGTCTGGTTTCGGCCTTGCGCTCATTGTCGGTCTGTCAGCGCTCGCCTTACAGGAGAATCTCACCGCCCGCCTCACCTGCATAGGCGTGTTTGCCAACGTGCTGATTGGGACCCACACCGTGATGCAGCGGGGCGCTGATCCAGATCTCATCCTGACCTACTTGGGACTCTCCCTCCTGATCCTGCTGACAGGCGTGGCCGGCTGCCTATCGGTGCGCCGCGTTGCCGCACTTGCCGCTGCAAAAGGGCTGTCAGAAGCGCCAGCACGAACGCAGGAGCCACCCGCTGGGCAAGCAGGCATGAACTCGCTGACCAGCCAGCAGGTGCTGGAGCGGGCGGCTGAGGTGCTGGCTCAGCTTTCGGGTGCCGTGCAGTTCACCGTGCAGCGGGTGGACAGTGTGAACGAACTGATACGCGGCCTGGACACTGCACGCCCAGCCGAACGCCGCCGAGGTCTCAGAACCAGAGGGTGGGGTGCAGGCGGATCCCACCGGTTTCAGCGCGTGCTTTCCCACGGCCACGCTTCCCCCAGCGCCGAGCCAGTGGTCTGGATGAAGGGAAAGAGCGAAGTCCTCGTGAAGTTGCGCCATCCTGGTCAGAGCGAGGCACTGGTTGCTCTGAAGCGGCCAAGTGCACCGCTGGGATTTATCGAGGACGCCGTGCGCGTGCTCCAGATGCAAATAGAACGCGCTGCGCTGCTCCAAGAGGTTCATCAGCAGCGTGAACTACTACGCGACTTGGTGTACGCGTTTTCGCATGACCTCCGCACACCGATCACGGCCAGCATCCTGAACGCGCAGGCCGCCCTGCACGGCGCGTTCGGGCCACTGCCGGACGAGTTTCAGGAGTCGCTGCGCAGCTCGCTTGAAGCACACCAGGGACTGCTGGCCATCTCGGACCAACTGATGCTGCTGGCCGAATATGAAAGCGGGGGCCCAGCTGGTGATGAGAGCGCCGTCGTGGATCTTGAACCAGTTCTCCGAAGTGTCCTGAGCGACCTCTCGCCCCGCGCCAGCACACGCGCTCTGCATTTCGAGCTGACGTTGGATGGCCTGAGCACACGGGGCCACCGCTACGATCTGCGCCGGGCTTTCCAAAACCTACTCGACAATGCTGTCAAATTCAGCCCTCCCGAATCCATTATCTGCGTGCGCCTGCGCCGTGAGGGGCCGCTGGCAGTCGTCGAGGTGCGCGACCGGGGTTCCGGTGTCGCTCTAGAGCAGGAATCACGGCTTTTCCAGCGGTTCCGGCAAACCACTGCGGGATCGGGAACAGGGATTGGACTTTATCTGACGCGGCGAATCGTTGAGCGCCACGGCGGCACTTTAACTTACGCCCGAGAAGCAGCAACCGAGAACCAGCCTGCCCAAACGGTCTTCAGTATTCACCTCCCTTATGTTGAGCGCGCCTCGGGTTGA
- a CDS encoding response regulator, which translates to MISSVSLPSAPIRIQIVEDHDLTRISLRALLSAQPGFQVVCEARTGEEALAQLAHSAVNVVLMDINLPGIDGIQAATEVGRIQPDARVMMLTASNRRDQVCAALASGAVAYCLKSASPEMIYQGVLSAATGGVFFDPQSAAHLLRSVDSGADLSPLSVRETSALRLVADGLSNKEIAQILGISVGLVKQLIQDILSKLQATDRTQAAVKAFRAGLI; encoded by the coding sequence GTGATCTCTTCTGTTTCCCTTCCTTCCGCGCCTATTCGAATTCAGATTGTCGAAGACCACGATCTGACCCGCATCAGTTTGCGTGCGCTGCTGAGCGCTCAGCCGGGCTTTCAGGTGGTCTGTGAGGCCCGCACCGGCGAGGAGGCGCTCGCACAACTAGCCCACTCGGCGGTGAATGTGGTGCTCATGGACATCAATCTGCCGGGCATCGACGGCATTCAGGCCGCCACTGAGGTGGGCCGTATTCAGCCTGACGCACGCGTCATGATGCTGACTGCCTCCAACCGGCGCGATCAGGTCTGCGCGGCGCTGGCCTCAGGTGCCGTTGCCTACTGCCTGAAGTCGGCCTCACCGGAAATGATCTACCAGGGCGTGCTTTCGGCGGCAACAGGCGGCGTCTTTTTCGATCCGCAGAGTGCGGCTCATTTGCTGCGCTCAGTGGACAGCGGCGCAGATCTTTCGCCACTTTCGGTACGCGAAACGTCGGCGCTGCGGCTGGTCGCCGATGGCCTAAGCAACAAGGAGATTGCGCAGATCCTGGGCATCAGTGTGGGGCTGGTTAAGCAGCTTATTCAGGACATCTTGAGTAAACTTCAAGCCACAGACCGTACCCAGGCTGCCGTCAAGGCGTTCCGGGCCGGGTTGATCTGA
- a CDS encoding S8 family serine peptidase, whose protein sequence is MTDQVTRRQVNFAYLSDQRITQAFSGEWKVVKTPVWVQYTRGSGDVFDLSLRAVRGNADFQALTQPSLTGEIVIAWKSKENGQSGQTSWPVSLNMYQVSGTTAPHQTSGPDARSETWTPPAAQSSTQDYIVTYKTRAARDTGVLAYTRQALRAAPSVLSIQVSAAPPADPLGARSAMVHGLSQADVGATRRDPDVLSVEPNAELHLQSNEMSPLQAPLEPSDQYYPNQWAMRLLGYPAVWRDMATTPYQHPVVVAVLDTGVRYDHPDLAGVLLRGVDGAIDLIPREKSDDDNGVDSDPTDPSFLGRTMGSHGTHVAGIIAARWGTFTPPCAGCSSSGVVGASYTAPVKILPIRIIDATGTTTIAETVNGIRYAAGLPITVGGSTFTNSTPAQILNLSLGSLMSAETAAPLCDAIAEVRKKGVLAFVAAGNFGTSTVNYPAGCPDAVAVASVTLSKSGAPEHSSFSSAYPQVQLSAPGGAGSSSAAFNGSLLNGTPFPDDIMSTNWDYSKNLPNYSGMSGTSQATPQVAALAALMLSKGVTTNAEDTLARLDATATDLGQPGRDNQFGYGMIDPVAALGAPAISAHEGIQVYADDGHTYGALMNGNTFVSYLPEGSYTLVYGTDTNGNSTYGEKGEAHTAKRFVLGLENPDVKLGFLNH, encoded by the coding sequence GTGACCGATCAAGTCACCCGGCGTCAGGTGAATTTTGCGTATCTCAGCGACCAGAGAATCACTCAGGCCTTCTCCGGCGAGTGGAAGGTGGTGAAAACTCCGGTCTGGGTGCAGTACACCAGGGGCAGCGGCGACGTCTTCGATCTGAGTCTGCGGGCAGTGCGCGGCAACGCCGACTTCCAAGCCCTCACGCAGCCCAGTTTGACCGGCGAGATCGTTATCGCCTGGAAGTCCAAGGAAAACGGCCAGTCAGGGCAAACCAGCTGGCCGGTCAGCCTGAATATGTACCAGGTGAGCGGCACCACCGCCCCACATCAGACCAGCGGGCCGGACGCCAGATCAGAAACCTGGACGCCGCCCGCCGCTCAGAGCAGCACCCAAGACTACATCGTTACCTACAAAACGCGGGCCGCCAGGGACACGGGCGTGTTGGCCTACACACGACAAGCACTCCGCGCGGCGCCGTCAGTACTCAGTATTCAGGTCAGCGCTGCTCCGCCCGCCGATCCGCTCGGTGCCAGAAGCGCCATGGTCCATGGGCTGAGCCAGGCTGATGTGGGGGCAACCCGGCGAGATCCAGATGTGCTGAGCGTTGAACCGAACGCCGAACTCCATCTTCAGTCCAATGAAATGTCTCCCCTACAAGCTCCCCTTGAGCCGTCAGACCAGTATTATCCCAATCAGTGGGCCATGCGCCTGCTCGGGTATCCCGCCGTATGGCGCGATATGGCCACCACGCCGTACCAGCATCCGGTGGTGGTCGCGGTGCTGGATACCGGCGTCCGCTATGATCACCCAGATTTAGCAGGTGTGTTGCTGAGAGGCGTAGACGGGGCCATCGACCTGATTCCGCGCGAAAAAAGCGATGATGACAACGGCGTCGACAGTGACCCGACTGACCCCTCGTTCCTAGGCCGGACGATGGGCAGCCACGGTACACACGTTGCGGGGATTATCGCCGCCCGCTGGGGAACTTTCACGCCGCCCTGCGCCGGATGCAGCAGCAGCGGCGTGGTAGGGGCCAGCTACACCGCGCCTGTGAAGATTCTGCCGATTCGCATTATCGACGCCACCGGCACCACCACCATCGCTGAAACCGTCAACGGTATTCGTTACGCGGCGGGCCTGCCCATTACAGTAGGCGGCAGCACTTTCACCAACTCTACGCCCGCCCAGATTCTGAACCTGAGCCTAGGGAGCCTCATGAGCGCTGAAACCGCCGCGCCGCTGTGTGACGCCATCGCGGAAGTTCGCAAGAAGGGTGTGCTGGCGTTCGTGGCTGCTGGAAACTTCGGTACCAGCACCGTGAACTACCCCGCCGGGTGCCCGGACGCCGTGGCGGTGGCTTCCGTGACCCTTTCCAAATCCGGCGCACCAGAGCACTCCTCATTCAGCAGTGCTTACCCGCAGGTGCAGCTCAGCGCCCCCGGCGGAGCGGGCAGCAGTAGCGCGGCGTTCAACGGTTCACTCCTGAACGGCACTCCCTTCCCGGACGACATCATGTCCACCAACTGGGATTACAGTAAAAATCTTCCCAACTACTCCGGCATGTCAGGCACTTCGCAGGCGACTCCGCAAGTCGCCGCCCTGGCCGCCCTGATGCTCAGTAAAGGCGTGACGACGAACGCTGAAGATACCCTGGCCCGCCTAGACGCGACGGCCACTGACCTGGGCCAGCCTGGCCGCGACAATCAGTTCGGATACGGCATGATCGATCCAGTGGCCGCCCTCGGCGCTCCGGCCATCAGCGCCCACGAGGGCATTCAGGTGTATGCCGATGACGGGCACACATACGGCGCGCTCATGAACGGCAACACCTTCGTATCTTACCTGCCTGAGGGAAGCTACACGCTCGTCTACGGCACCGACACCAACGGCAACTCGACTTACGGCGAGAAAGGAGAGGCTCACACGGCCAAGCGCTTCGTCTTGGGGCTGGAAAACCCAGACGTCAAGTTGGGCTTCCTCAACCACTGA